A genomic stretch from Synergistaceae bacterium includes:
- a CDS encoding ABC transporter permease — MFLQWLKRWIKPAKLGQFDMIIEPNKTTADFIYELVKFRELFVFMALRDILVRYKQTVIGVAWSVIRPLLSMVIFTVIFGRVAKLPSEGVPYPIMVFSALLPWQYFANSISSSSESFLRASTMISKIYFPRIILPTSAVLVSAVDFVISFVLLCILMLVYRFMPSPMIFLLPVFFIPATTTALGIGYFFSAVGVRYRDFRHIMPFIVQFGLYVSPVGFSSSVIPDRWRLLYSLNPMVGVIDGFRWCIQGTASSLYLPGFIISLISSTLIFWYGLKYFRKTERTFADYI, encoded by the coding sequence TTGTTTCTGCAATGGTTAAAACGCTGGATAAAGCCGGCCAAGCTGGGACAGTTCGACATGATAATAGAGCCGAACAAAACGACAGCAGATTTCATTTACGAGCTTGTGAAGTTCCGCGAGCTTTTTGTGTTCATGGCACTGCGCGACATTCTTGTGAGGTACAAGCAGACTGTCATAGGCGTTGCGTGGAGCGTTATACGTCCGCTTCTCAGCATGGTGATATTCACCGTGATATTCGGGCGTGTGGCAAAACTTCCCAGCGAGGGAGTCCCGTATCCGATAATGGTATTCTCGGCTCTGCTTCCGTGGCAGTATTTCGCAAACTCAATATCAAGCAGCTCCGAGTCATTCCTGAGAGCGTCAACAATGATAAGCAAGATATATTTCCCGCGCATAATTCTTCCCACGTCAGCCGTGTTAGTGAGTGCGGTTGATTTCGTAATATCGTTCGTGCTTCTGTGTATATTGATGCTGGTGTACAGGTTCATGCCGTCGCCAATGATATTTTTGCTTCCCGTGTTCTTTATCCCCGCAACGACAACGGCACTGGGCATAGGCTATTTCTTCTCCGCTGTGGGAGTGAGATACCGCGATTTCCGGCACATTATGCCCTTCATTGTGCAGTTCGGGCTTTATGTTTCGCCTGTAGGATTCTCAAGCTCCGTAATCCCGGACAGATGGCGGCTTCTTTACAGCCTGAATCCTATGGTAGGAGTCATTGACGGCTTCAGATGGTGCATACAGGGCACGGCCTCTTCTCTGTACCTTCCCGGCTTCATAATATCGCTGATAAGCTCAACGCTCATTTTCTGGTACGGCCTAAAATATTTCAGGAAGACTGAGCGGACATTTGCCGACTACATTTAG
- a CDS encoding ATP-binding cassette domain-containing protein gives MLALKIEDLGKRYVIAHRGNNRLYDVLADYTARLARRVRHPFAPRSKPKGVEDFWALRNITFDVEQGERIGIIGHNGAGKSTLLKLLSRITDPTEGRISIKGRASSLLEVGTGFHPDLSGRENIYMNAAILGMKVHEIRRNFDAIVNFAGVEKFLDTPVKRYSSGMYVRLAFAIAAHLNSEILIVDEVLAVGDMNFQKKCLGKMDEISRGEGRTVLFVSHNMGAIMQLCNRIICLDSGRMILDTPDVNEGVEKYMDMSHLQTTDAEWNNPGGKFDNDYFTPLRFGVYNAQGEINLSSVRRNDELYVEIEGIVKKPEKGLGVGYSLYSQEGILLYRTYQADQDDTPGALPILEGRVVLRGRLPLEVLNMGQFRLDLSVTMNNVSWIVVPNVRGNPSVSFTIEPHLDSSSPYRTIKKPGPMMINSNWILKGE, from the coding sequence ATGTTAGCACTGAAAATTGAAGACCTGGGAAAACGCTATGTGATAGCCCACAGGGGAAATAATCGGCTTTATGATGTTCTTGCGGATTATACAGCGAGGCTTGCGCGCAGGGTCAGGCATCCTTTTGCGCCGAGGTCAAAGCCGAAAGGAGTCGAAGATTTCTGGGCGTTGCGGAACATAACATTTGACGTTGAGCAGGGCGAGCGAATCGGAATCATCGGCCATAACGGTGCGGGAAAGTCAACACTTCTGAAGCTCCTAAGCCGCATAACAGATCCCACAGAAGGCAGGATTTCCATCAAAGGAAGAGCGTCAAGCCTGCTTGAAGTCGGTACGGGATTTCACCCGGATTTGTCAGGCCGCGAAAATATTTACATGAACGCCGCGATTCTGGGAATGAAAGTACACGAGATACGCCGCAATTTTGACGCTATCGTTAATTTTGCCGGGGTCGAGAAATTTCTTGACACGCCCGTGAAACGCTATTCGTCCGGGATGTATGTCCGTCTTGCGTTCGCGATTGCCGCTCATCTCAATTCCGAAATACTGATTGTTGATGAGGTTCTTGCTGTCGGTGATATGAACTTCCAGAAAAAATGTCTCGGAAAAATGGACGAGATTAGCCGCGGGGAAGGGCGCACCGTTCTTTTCGTCAGCCACAATATGGGAGCTATCATGCAGCTTTGCAACAGGATAATATGCCTCGACAGCGGCAGGATGATTCTTGATACGCCTGACGTAAATGAAGGTGTCGAGAAATATATGGATATGTCCCATCTTCAGACGACAGATGCGGAATGGAACAATCCCGGCGGGAAATTCGATAACGATTACTTCACGCCGCTTAGATTCGGAGTGTATAACGCTCAGGGGGAAATCAATCTTTCGTCAGTCAGACGCAATGATGAGCTGTATGTTGAAATTGAAGGCATAGTGAAGAAACCCGAAAAGGGACTCGGAGTCGGATACTCGCTTTACTCGCAGGAAGGAATATTGTTATACAGGACGTACCAAGCTGATCAGGACGACACGCCCGGAGCACTTCCGATTCTTGAAGGCCGCGTAGTTCTGCGGGGAAGGCTTCCGCTTGAGGTGCTTAACATGGGTCAGTTCAGGCTTGATTTGTCGGTTACCATGAATAATGTGAGCTGGATTGTTGTCCCTAACGTGAGGGGTAACCCGTCTGTGTCATTCACGATTGAGCCTCACCTCGACAGCTCATCGCCATACAGGACAATAAAGAAGCCCGGCCCTATGATGATAAACAGCAATTGGATCCTCAAAGGAGAGTAG
- the gmd gene encoding GDP-mannose 4,6-dehydratase, translating into MKKALITGVTGQDGAYLTAFLLKKGYEVHGLKRRSSIFNTMRIDEFYKDLHEEGHKFFLHYGDLTDSSNLIRMVQEIQPDEIYNLAAQSHVKVSFEEPEYTADSDGLGTLRLLEAIRILGLESRTKFYQASTSELFGKVQETPQKESTPFYPRSPYAAAKLYAYWITVNYREAYNIFACNGILFNHESELRGETFVTRKITRAAARIALGLQEKTYLGNLNARRDWGYSEDYVRAMWMILQQEKPDDFVIATGETHSVREFATLAFHEAGINIEWHGEGIGEKGIDTATGRTVVEVDSRYFRPTEVDLLLGDPSKAERVLGWKRKVTFPELVKRMVKYDMELFRKDILIRDAGYKVTSAIEEV; encoded by the coding sequence ATGAAGAAAGCATTAATCACAGGAGTTACGGGGCAGGACGGTGCATATTTGACGGCGTTCCTGCTGAAGAAGGGCTACGAGGTTCACGGCCTGAAGCGGAGAAGCTCAATCTTCAACACAATGAGGATTGACGAGTTCTATAAGGACTTGCACGAGGAGGGGCATAAATTTTTCCTGCATTACGGCGACCTTACCGACTCCAGCAACTTAATACGAATGGTGCAGGAGATTCAGCCCGATGAAATATACAACCTTGCGGCGCAGAGCCATGTAAAAGTCTCGTTCGAGGAGCCTGAATACACCGCCGACTCTGACGGACTCGGAACACTCAGACTACTTGAGGCCATAAGAATACTGGGGCTTGAGTCCCGCACGAAATTTTACCAGGCATCAACGAGCGAATTATTCGGGAAAGTCCAAGAGACTCCGCAGAAAGAGTCAACGCCCTTTTACCCCCGAAGTCCATACGCCGCTGCGAAATTATATGCTTACTGGATAACGGTAAATTACCGTGAAGCCTATAACATTTTCGCCTGCAACGGAATACTCTTCAACCATGAGTCAGAATTACGCGGGGAAACTTTCGTAACGCGCAAAATCACAAGAGCCGCCGCCCGAATCGCGCTGGGTCTTCAGGAGAAAACATATCTCGGCAATCTCAACGCAAGACGCGACTGGGGATACTCTGAAGACTACGTGCGGGCTATGTGGATGATACTTCAACAGGAAAAGCCCGACGATTTTGTGATTGCCACAGGTGAAACGCATTCGGTGAGGGAGTTTGCGACTCTGGCATTCCACGAGGCCGGAATAAATATCGAATGGCATGGAGAAGGCATCGGCGAGAAAGGAATAGACACAGCGACAGGAAGGACAGTTGTTGAGGTTGACTCGCGTTATTTCCGCCCGACTGAAGTAGATTTGCTGCTGGGAGACCCGTCAAAGGCCGAGCGCGTTTTAGGGTGGAAAAGAAAAGTAACATTCCCGGAATTAGTCAAACGCATGGTGAAATATGACATGGAGCTTTTCAGGAAGGATATATTAATCCGGGACGCAGGCTATAAGGTAACAAGCGCGATTGAAGAAGTTTAG